Proteins encoded together in one Telopea speciosissima isolate NSW1024214 ecotype Mountain lineage chromosome 4, Tspe_v1, whole genome shotgun sequence window:
- the LOC122658212 gene encoding transcription factor MYB3R-3-like, protein MVFLQKEAWSEEEETALVMAHAEFGNRWVEISKKIPGRTDNSIKNHWYTVKRSLQIGQSHQKTSSKGNDWHPSTVLQDYIRSSCKVTEECMKKIIKHAKETQGNTALNAYPALLEQGKSPHEEKNNNGTENNEIHPTNESEENNVWNAPPLLQPEDFSFMEKNDKEYYDIFQDPELLYFLSSPSYYGFGSSFEGQHPNLEFENSPFSQNE, encoded by the coding sequence ATGGTTTTCTTGCAGAAAGAAGCATGGAGCGAAGAAGAGGAAACAGCCTTGGTTATGGCACATGCTGAATTCGGAAACAGGTGGgttgaaatctcaaaaaagatCCCAGGAAGAACTGATAATTCTATTAAGAATCATTGGTACACAGTCAAACGCAGCCTACAAATAGGGCAGAGTCATCAGAAGACTAGTTCGAAGGGAAATGACTGGCATCCAAGTACTGTGTTACAAGACTACATTAGGAGTAGTTGTAAGGTCACAGAGGAATGTATGAAGAAAATTATCAAACATGCAAAAGAAACCCAGGGAAATACTGCTCTGAATGCCTATCCTGCATTGCTTGAACAAGGAAAGTCCCCTCATGAGGAGAAAAACAACAACGGCACAGAAAACAATGAGATACATCCAACTAATGAATCCGAAGAGAACAATGTTTGGAATGCCCCTCCATTGCTTCAGCCAGAAGATTTCAGCTTCATGGAGAAAAATGACAAGGAATACTATGACATATTTCAAGACCCTGAATTGTTGTACTTCCTCTCGTCGCCTTCATATTACGGTTTCGGGTCTAGTTTTGAAGGCCAACATCCTAATTTGGAATTTGAGAATTCCCCATTTAGTCAGAATGAATGA